A single Amphiprion ocellaris isolate individual 3 ecotype Okinawa chromosome 15, ASM2253959v1, whole genome shotgun sequence DNA region contains:
- the LOC111569253 gene encoding T-cell differentiation antigen CD6-like isoform X3: MKLLKYILIVQLSCFCRAFQNSSTQTAPTEVNVTANGNNTHLQETLSNAPLVQHLSGKRCSWTLRLPANGSRDPVPLTSASVDVLAEQICRDLNCGGVYRVNRSSLAPNSSCFHRCSYRERRLHNCSVMQGGNCTVISAAVCGHQAVRLAGSSDRCAGRVEVWRDGRWGTVCDDGWDLKDAAVVCAQLGCGFALSVSGQGGSFPPGTGPVLLDELNCTGREQNLWSCPAAQNESDCGHKEDAGVVCSEMRAVRLSGGLDRCSGKVEIHRNGSWGTVCDNCWNKDMASMICSMLHCGSQATQFSQFVPPLAHSNGTKWFYQCWSYQSLWQCKEIFNRPHLCASSKASGVVCNGSLGFASVTTDSTSVATSWTTGSTVVTEAVDSFFSSPELLITISVCLLLLVFLITNTVLCCHYRQRHAFLVQQSRSNPRSLSSENHHNNYQEAVNLVKVTANPPQTAVSSDPRHLWTQLSSVDSASVDTDYEQFDPSSDPSVTLSTFRNSQRYRTDVNPLMRPPGLDRLSEEGPESTAELAADFLGYNGVPVDPQYARVSKISVDSFETSSTSSGECYENVTSGYTNVTPHPEPGQSSVGIFNPLYSRQKTNQQSSDEDDGHLYSPVSPD, translated from the exons atgaagctgctgaaatacattttaatcgTCCAACTGAGCTGTTTTTGTCGAG cttttcAGAACTCTTCCACTCAAACGGCCCCGACAGAGGTCAATGTGACAGCAAATGGAAATAACACACATCTACAAGAGACGCTCAGCA ATGCCCCCCTGGTTCAGCACCTCTCAGGGAAACGCTGCAGCTGGACGCTCAGGCTTCCTGCAAACGGCAGCAGAGACCCGGTGCCTCTGACTTCAGCCTCTGTGGACGTTTTGGCCGAACAGATCTGTCGGGATCTGAACTGCGGTGGAGTTTATCGTGTGAACAGAAGCAGCTTGGCTCCAAACTCCAGCTGCTTCCACCGGTGTTCGTACCGAGAGCGACGGCTGCACAACTGTTCAGTGATGCAGGGAGGAAACTGTACTGTGATCTCTGCAGCCGTCTGTG GGCACCAGGCGGTCCGGTTGGCCGGAAGTTCGGACCGCTGTGCCGGCCGGGTGGAGGTGTGGAGGGACGGCCGCTGGGGGACGGTGTGTGACGACGGCTGGGATCTGAAGGACGCCGCTGTGGTTTGTGCTCAGCTCGGCTGTGGCTTCGCCCTCAGCGTGTCGGGTCAGGGAGGATCCTTCCCCCCCGGGACCGGACCGGTTCTCCTGGACGAGCTCAACTGTACGGGCCGAGAGCAGAACCTGTGGAGCTGCCCGGCCGCTCAGAATGAGTCCGACTGTGGACACAAGGAGGACGCTGGGGTCGTCTGCTCAG agaTGCGAGCCGTCAGACTGAGCGGAGGTCTGGACCGGTGCTCCGGTAAGGTGGAGATCCACCGTAACGGCAGCTGGGGGACCGTCTGTGATAACTGCTGGAACAAAGACATGGCCTCCATGATCTGCTCCATGCTGCACTGTGGCTCCCAGGCCACCCAGTTCTCCCAGTTTGTTCCTCCACTGGCCCACAGCAACGGAACCAAGTGGTTCTACCAGTGCTGGTCCTACCAGAGTCTGTGGCAGTGCAAAGAGATCTTCAACAGACCTCACCTGTGTGCCTCCTCAAAGGCCTCTGGTGTCGTCTGTAATG gTTCTCTGGGTTTTGCTTCAGTCACCACAGATTCAACATCTGTAGCAACCAGCTGGACCACTG GTTCGACCGTCGTCACTGAAGCTGTGGATTCGTTTTTCTCGTCTCCGGAGCTCCTCATCACCATCTCagtgtgtctgctgctgctggtgtttctGATCACAAACACCGTTCTGTGCTGCCATTACAGACAACGACACG CTTTCTTAGTGCAGCAGAGTCGCTCCAACCCTCGATCGCTGTCCTCTGAGAACCACCACAACAACTACCAGGAGGCTGTAAATCTGGTCAAAGTCACGGCCAACCCTCCTCAGACAGCCG TCTCCTCCGACCCTCGACATCTGTGGACGCAGCTTAGTAGCGTCGACAGCGCCTCAGTAGATACAGACTATGAGCAGTTTGACCCCAGCTCTGACCCGTCTGTCACTTTATCCACCTTTCGCA ACTCTCAACGCTACAGAACCGACGTCAACCCTCTGATGAGGCCGCCGGGGCTCGACCGGCTCTCTGAGGAAG GTCCTGAATCCACAGCCGAGCTGGCGGCAGATTTTCTAGGTTATAACGGCGTTCCTGTAGATCCTCAGTACGCCAGAGTGTCCAAGATCTCCGTCGACTCCTTTGAAACTTCGAGCACTTCGTCTGGAGAATGTTACGAGAACGTGACCAGCGGCTACACCAACGTCACCCCCC ATCCTGAACCTGGTCAGTCGTCTGTCGGCATCTTCAACCCGCTTTattcaagacagaaaacaaaccagCAGAGTTCAG ACGAAGACGACGGTCACCTTTATTCTCCTGTGAGTCCCGACTGA
- the LOC111569251 gene encoding G1/S-specific cyclin-E2-like, with protein sequence MTRRSGRQRRRSENASRHKGKGTKPNNSRTMDQPLAKLQLEKNLVIVEDVSEACIIINSSEKPIVIDSDKPNCPAISSAQSLIQPHNGWEASDDVLMLVNKQDQRRSTAFLLKHPSLQIRMRSILLDWLIEVSEAHTLHRQTFYLAQDYLDRFMLKQNNIEKGILQLIGITCLFIASKMEETCPPKVSEMAYVTAGTYYEEEVLQMELIILKTLKWNLCPETALSWLNLYFQIASMSPNSDLLEPQFPQDTYLLMTRLLDLCILNIEALDFEYRVLAASVLCHFIPLERVEKASGLSKDVLQPCLNWMAPFVETVGCTGSMVLKEFTNVKMEDRHNIQTHSDYMAMLDAASEKILSGQFPTPPNSTEKNH encoded by the exons ATGACTAGAAGAAG CGGACGCCAGCGCAGGAGATCTGAAAACGCTTCTAGACATAAAGGAAAAGGAACAAAG CCAAACAACAGCAGAACAATGGATCAGCCGCTGGCGAAGCTCCAGCTTGAGAAG AACCTGGTGATTGTTGAAGACGTCTCTGAAGCTTGTATCATCATCAACTCTTCGGAGAAGCCAATAGTAATCGACTCTGACAAACCCAACTGTCCGGCTATCAGTTCTGCACAATCACTGATTCAGCCTCATAACGG CTGGGAAGCTTCTGATGACGTTTTGATGCTCGTCAACAAGCAGGATCAGCGACGCAGCACAGCCTTCCTGCTGAAACACCCGAGCCTCCAGATCAGGATGAGATCCATCCTCCTCGACTGGTTAATCGAG GTGAGTGAAGCCCACACTCTCCACCGACAGACCTTCTACCTGGCTCAGGACTACCTCGACCGCTTCATGTTGAAGCAGAACAACATAGAAAAGGGAATTCTGCAGCTCATCGGGATCACCTGCCTGTTTATAGCGTCAAAGATGGAG GAAACTTgtcctccaaaggtctctgagATGGCCTATGTGACGGCAGGAACCTACTACGAAGAGGAAGTTCTTCAGATGGAGCTCATTATTTTGAAG ACGTTGAAGTGGAACCTTTGTCCTGAAACGGCGCTGTCGTGGCTCAACCTCTACTTCCAGATCGCATCCATGAGCCCAAACTCTGACCTGCTGGAGCCGCAGTTTCCTCAAGACACTTACCTGCTGATGACACGA cTTTTAGATCTGTGCATCCTCAACATAGAGGCTCTGGACTTCGAGTATCGAGTGTTGGCTGCCTCGGTTCTGTGTCACTTCATACCTCTGGAGAGAGTTGAGAAAGCTTCAG gCTTGTCCAAAGACGTCCTCCAGCCCTGTCTGAACTGGATGGCTCCCTTCGTGGAGACGGTCGGCTGTACTGGCAGCATGGTGCTGAAGGAGTTTACCAACGTAAAGATGGAAGACAGACACAACATCCAGACGCACTCAGACTACATGGCCATGCTG gaCGCTGCCAGTGAAAAGATCCTGAGCGGCCAGTTTCCGACTCCACCcaacagcacagagaaaaaccACTGA